A window of Microcystis aeruginosa FD4 contains these coding sequences:
- a CDS encoding mannose-1-phosphate guanylyltransferase, with the protein MNQSLVPVILAGGKGERFWPLSRLARPKQFLCLDGSGRSLLQATADRLLSLGAGWENLWVITASAIADGVREQLPDLPESNLLVEPVGKDTAPAVTWATLEVAKRYGKEVAIGFFPADHYIGDQEAYINTLKAAVEVAVSQKAIVTLGIKPDYPSTGYGYIEQGENQGEFNGLPVYKVSRFTEKPDRTTAEKFLETGLFSWNSGMFIFQGQVVLEELKTHANNILQPLSDRGIAAYEDLEKKSIDYALMEKTQLAYVLPANFGWDDLGDWNSLERLLEAKGKNIELANHVGLDTEGSIIYASDQEEVIVTIGLKDLVIVRDGKATLVVHKDRTQDIKQVLKQLQTDPKLEKLL; encoded by the coding sequence ATGAATCAGTCGCTTGTTCCAGTCATTCTCGCCGGTGGTAAAGGGGAACGTTTTTGGCCCCTCAGTCGTCTAGCGCGTCCGAAACAGTTTCTCTGTCTTGATGGTAGTGGTCGCAGTCTTTTACAAGCAACGGCCGATCGTCTGTTATCTTTAGGGGCCGGTTGGGAAAATCTCTGGGTAATTACCGCTAGTGCGATCGCTGATGGTGTCCGCGAACAACTGCCTGATTTACCGGAGAGTAACCTATTAGTGGAACCAGTGGGCAAGGATACGGCCCCGGCTGTGACTTGGGCCACCTTAGAAGTGGCAAAACGTTATGGTAAAGAAGTGGCGATCGGTTTTTTTCCTGCCGATCATTATATTGGTGATCAAGAGGCTTATATTAACACTTTAAAAGCGGCCGTAGAAGTGGCCGTCAGCCAAAAAGCGATCGTTACTTTGGGGATTAAACCCGATTATCCCTCCACTGGTTACGGTTATATCGAACAGGGAGAAAATCAAGGCGAATTTAATGGTTTACCCGTCTATAAAGTGAGTCGTTTTACGGAAAAACCCGATCGCACCACGGCTGAAAAATTCCTAGAAACGGGACTTTTTAGCTGGAATAGCGGAATGTTTATCTTTCAGGGACAAGTGGTTTTAGAGGAGCTAAAAACCCACGCTAATAATATTTTACAACCTCTGAGCGATCGGGGCATCGCTGCCTATGAGGATTTAGAGAAAAAAAGTATTGATTATGCTTTGATGGAAAAAACCCAACTCGCTTACGTTTTACCCGCTAATTTCGGTTGGGATGATCTGGGAGATTGGAATTCTCTGGAAAGATTATTAGAAGCAAAGGGCAAAAATATTGAACTGGCCAATCATGTCGGTTTGGATACGGAAGGCTCTATTATCTATGCTAGTGATCAGGAGGAAGTGATCGTTACTATTGGTTTAAAAGATCTGGTAATTGTTCGCGACGGGAAAGCGACTCTCGTTGTCCACAAAGATCGTACCCAAGATATTAAACAAGTTCTCAAGCAATTACAAACCGATCCTAAATTAGAGAAATTGTTATAG